In Colletotrichum higginsianum IMI 349063 chromosome 1, whole genome shotgun sequence, one genomic interval encodes:
- a CDS encoding Phytanoyl-CoA dioxygenase: MPNVSANYGPEVQKVPADTPIEDIIYLLKRDGGVFLKQLIPVVDVDQAWEECRERLENDVEWNGSFFPKQTQRATALLALSPTYAKTQVMNSVYQQVCDHFLTTRSCFWWGSERKESVSKPYVHSCTAMRIGPGGKAQPLHRDDYISHNHHPEVGSWDDERDKNRESAVGLFVAGSKVTKENGGTQFIPRSHLWGTDRDVPPRVEDCIYAEMEKGDAFIMLASAYHAGGHNTTKDEKRLVFATFVTRGYLRQEENQFLSVPQEIAKQYDRPIQEFMGYAISEPACGYVDQLDPIFILRPELKGDGRPTDF; this comes from the exons ATGCCCAATGTTTCAGCCAACTACGGGCCTGAAGTCCAAAAAGTCCCCGCAGACACACCCATAGAAGACATCATCTACCTCCTCAAGcgtgatggcggcgtctTTCTCAAGCAACTCatccccgtcgtcgacgtagACCAGGCTTGGGAAGAATGCCGAGAACGCCTGGAAAACGATGTCGAATGGAACGGCTCGTTCTTCCCTA AGCAGACGCAGCGGGCAACTGCCCTGCTAGCTCTCAGTCCTACCTATGCCAAGACCCAAGTAATGAACTCCGTCTACCAACAAGTGTGCGACCATTTCCTGACCACCCGAAGCTGTTTCTGGTGGGGTAGCGAAAGAAAGGAGTCGGTGTCCAAGCCTTACGTCCATTCATGCACAGCCATGAGAATCGGCCCCGGTGGCAAAGCCCAGCCTTTGCACCGCGACGACTACATCAGCCACAACCATCATCCGGAAGTGGGCAGTTGGGACGACGAAAGGGACAAGAATCGAGAGTCAGCCGTCGGACTGTTTGTGGCTGGGAGCAAAGTCACTAAGGAGAACGGGGGCACCCAGTTCATCCCCCGAAGCCATCTTTG GGGTACTGACCGAGATGTCCCGCCTCGGGTTGAAGATTGCATCTACGCGGAGATGGAGAAAGGCGATGCCTTCATCATGCTGGCCTCTGCTTACCACGCAGGAGGTCACAACACAACAAAGGACGAGAAGCGGTTGGTGTTTGCAACATTTGTCACGCGGGGATACCTCCGACAGGAAGAAAACCAGTTCCTGTCAGTTCCCCAAGAAATCGCAAAACAGTATGACCGACCGATCCAGGAGTTTATGGGATATGCCATTAGCGAGCCAGCATGCGGATATGTTGACCAGTTAGATCCAATCTTCATACTCAGACCGGAGTTGAAAGGTGATGGTCGGCCAACAGATTTTTGA
- a CDS encoding C6 zinc finger protein, translating to MFHHQQQLLATLSTRCFLQTTVNDCSSTVGQFLDTVRTPRCKCTLFTTDPGFTVDLDLSPHLTIAVDGTENPFRVHVLPLAYQHTGVLHAVLGLSACHLHLSSSGAARVEMATALQHRVAALNILALLLGKEEVHGLTAAEDEAVLAIVLLLVLHDVSLLIQPSSTCWSPSLRYLVANGFVDDHICELGISSHAIHLTGVSFLCGRVASSSAASKRSKATMFFLSALSWLDVVRGFSGAEKLTYPEDVRRCILDTMSPHAGLHILVGCPPAIFYRIGLVIAAAKRHLEGSLSVAEFQTILGDAEAFLRAIDLEAIEYPTEHPEWKQLAEAYRHACLLRTMRWPDTFSIPCEDGRIRASVTAIFDCCANVSMGSSFYKRLLFPLFLAASDTSISYETHYASLCIDEIRRSTGFRHAAMMEVLEGVWEERKRKTQGWTNVPWMEFVSQ from the exons ATGTTCCATCACCAGCAACAATTACTGGCTACCCTGTCGACGAGGTGCTTCTTACAAACGACAGTCAACGACTGCTCATCTACTGTAGGCCAATTCCTCGACACCGTCCGCACTCCAAGGTGTAAATGCACGCTTTTCACCACTGACCCCGGATTTACAGTCGACTTGGACTTGAGTCCTCATCTGACCATCGCAGTCGATGGCACGGAAAATCCTTTCCGAGTACATGTATTGCCGCTGGCCTATCAACACACGGGCGTGCTCCATGCTGTTCTGGGACTGTCCGCGTGCCACTTGCACCTGTCGTCGTCAGGCGCTGCTCGGGTTGAGATGGCGACTGCCTTACAGCATCGCGTTGCTGCGTTAAATATCCTTGCTTTGCTTCTGGGCAAGGAAGAAGTTCATGGACTTaccgccgccgaagacgaggcggTGCTTGCTATCGTTTTGCTGTTAGTCCTTCACGACGTGAGTTTACTGATACAACCATCCTCAACTTGCTGGAGCCCATCTCTGCGATACCTCGTCGCAAATGGCTTCGTTGATGATCAT ATCTGCGAACTGGGGATATCCTCTCACGCCATCCATCTTACTGGAGTCTCGTTTCTCTGCGGAAGAGTTGCTTCGTCCTCCGCGGCGTCGAAGCGATCTAAGGCAACAATGTTCTTTCTTTCGGCCCTTTCTTG GCTGGATGTAGTAAGAGGCTTCAGCGGCGCCGAAAAGCTTACCTACCCAGAGGATGTTCGAAGATGTATTCTGGACACCATGAGCCCGCACGCTGGGTTACACATCTTGGTCGGCTGTCCACCAGCCATCTTCTACCGCATTGGACTTGTTATCGCAGCAGCAAAGCGCCATTTAGAGGGAAGCTTGTCTGTCGCCGAGTTCCAAACTATTTTGGGAGACGCAGAAGCCTTTCTACGTGCGATCGATTTGGAAGCAATTGAGTACCCTACCGAGCACCCCGAGTGGAAGCAGCTCGCAGAAGCATATCGACATGCTTGTCTTCTGAGGACTATGCGTTGGCCAGACACATTCTCCATACCTTGCGAAGACGGGAGAATCAGAGCATCGGTTACAGCCATATTTGACTGTTGTGCTAATGTGTCAATGGGCTCTTCATTCTACAAGCGGTTACTTTTCCCACTGTTCCTCGCTGCATCCGACACGTCGATCAGCTATGAAACACATTACGCCAGCCTATGCATTGACGAGATACGACGGTCCACAGGGTTCCGACATGCCGCTATGATGGAGGTTCTCGAAGGTGTatgggaagagagaaaacGGAAGACTCAAGGGTGGACGAACGTTCCTTGGATGGAATTCGTAAGCCAATGA
- a CDS encoding ATP-dependent rRNA helicase RRP3: MSSLKRQKVSHKASTVKESRVAERESSPAQSAVSEPEAEGEVTADAAEEVTKSFKDLGVVDSLCDACANLGYTKPTPIQAQSIPHALANRDIIGLAETGSGKTAAVSIFPYLACGHWFEFLAECLQSVGEYVVGNPTNAEDFQFALPVIQALLEKPQAFFGLVLAPTRELAAQIGQQFEALGSLISLRTAVIVGGLDISPLDNLEDNLEDRQVAQAIALGKKPHVIIATPGRLVDHLEKTKGFSLRSLKYLVMDEADRLLDMDFGPSIDKILKFVPRERRTFLFSATMSSKIESLQRASLRDPVRVSISSNKYQTVSTLLQYYLFIPHTQKDVHLIYLLNEHAGKKIMIFTRTVAETQRLAILLRSLGFGAIPLHGQLNQTARLGALNKFRTGTRSILVATDVAARGLDVPAVDVVVNHDLPQDSKTFIHRIGRTARAGKSGIALSLVTQYDLEIFLRIEAALGKKLDEYPTQKDEVMVFQNRVEEAQRHARMEMKNLMETKGKKGSTLKGGKKGGAGSGGKRRHDDMDAEEG; this comes from the exons ATGTCTTCTCTGAAGCGACAAAAGGTGTCGCATAAGGCCTCCACGGTCAAGGAGTCTCGTGTCGCCGAGAGGGAGTCATCCCCGGCCCAATCCGCCGTCTCTgagcccgaggccgagggagaggttaccgccgacgccgcagAGGAGGTCACGAAAAGCTTCAAGGATCTC GGAGTTGTCGACTCGCTTTGCGACGCATGCGCCAACCTCGGATACACGAAACCCACCCCCATCCAGGCCCAGTCTATCCCACATGCCTTGGCGAATCGCGATATCATCGGCTTGGCCGAAACTGGTTCAGGAAAGACGGCAGCGGTCAGTATATTTCCATACCTCGCTTGTGGTCATTGGTTCGAGTTTCTGGCCGAATGTCTACAATCAGTCGGGGAGTACGTTGTTGGCAACCCTACTAACGCAGAGGATTTCCAGTTCGCGCTGCCGGTGATCCAGGCTCTTTTGGAGAAGCCTCAAGCATTCTTCGGGTTGGTGCTAGCACCTACGAGAGAATTGGCTGCCCAAATTGGCCAGCAGTTTGAGGCCCTGGGCAGCTTGATCTCGCTCCGAACAGCAGTAATCGTCGGTGGGCTGGACAT CTCTCCCCTTGACAACCTTGAGGATAACCTTGAGGACCGACAA GTTGCCCAAGCCATCGCTCTCGGCAAAAAGCCACACGTCATCATAGCGACACCCGGAAGACTGGTAGACCACCTCGAAAAGACAAAAGGGTTCTCCTTGCGGTCACTCAAGTACTTGGTcatggacgaggccgacagACTGCTGGACATGGACTTCGGTCCCAGCATCGACAAGATTCTCAAGTTCGTCCCCCGCGAACGGCGAACATTTCTCTTCTCCGCGACCATGAGCTCCAAGATCGAGAGTCTGCAAAGGGCCAGTTTGCGCGATCCTGTCCGCGTCAGCATCAGCTCCAACAAGTACCAGACCGTCTCAACCCTTCTGCAATACTACCTCTTCATACCCCACACGCAGAAGGACGTGCATCTCATTTACCTCCTCAACGAACACGCCGGCAAGAAGATCATGATCTTCACGCGCACCGTGGCTGAGACGCAAAGATTGGCCATCTTGCTCCGGTCACTGGGTTTTGGCGCCATCCCTCTCCACGGCCAGCTGAACCAAACAGCTCGTCTCGGCGCTCTCAACAAGTTCCGCACAGGCACACGGTCCATTCTCGTCGCAACGG ACGTGGCTGCTCGAGGATTGGATGTTCCGGCGGTagacgtcgtcgtcaaccaCGACTTGCCCCAA GACAGCAAAACCTTCATTCACAGAATTGGTCGAACCGCTCGTGCTGGAAAGTCAGGTATCGCCCTCAGCCTCGTCACACAGTACGACCTGGAAATCTTCCTCCGCATTGAAGCCGCTCTTGGCAAAAAGCTGGACGAGTATCCTACGCAGAAGGATGAGGTCATGGTTTTCCAAAATCGCGTTGAAGAGGCTCAGAGACATGCTAGAATGGAAATGAAGAACCTGATGGAAACGAAGGGTAAGAAGGGATCGACGCTGAAAGGCGGAAAGAAGGGCGGTGCAGGCAGCGGTGGAAAGCGGCGCCACGACGACATGGATGCTGAAGAGGGTTGA